Proteins encoded together in one Streptomyces sp. TLI_171 window:
- a CDS encoding TcmI family type II polyketide cyclase: protein MHSTLIVARMDPEASLDVATLFGDFDRTEMPHRMGTRRRQLFHYRGLYFHLQDFDTDNGGERIEDAKSDPRFVGISQDLKPFIEAYDPKTWRSPSDAMAQRFYQWEASA, encoded by the coding sequence GTGCACAGTACGCTGATTGTCGCCCGCATGGACCCGGAGGCGAGCCTGGACGTCGCCACGCTCTTCGGGGATTTCGACCGCACGGAGATGCCGCACCGGATGGGCACCCGTCGGCGCCAGCTGTTCCACTACCGGGGGCTGTACTTCCACCTCCAGGACTTCGACACCGACAACGGCGGCGAGCGGATCGAGGACGCCAAGTCCGACCCGCGGTTCGTCGGGATCAGCCAGGACCTGAAGCCCTTCATCGAGGCGTACGACCCGAAGACCTGGCGGTCCCCGTCGGACGCGATGGCGCAGCGCTTCTACCAGTGGGAGGCGTCCGCATGA